TGCAGAGAAAAAGAACAGAGTAAGCATAGCATTGTGTTTTTTGTGTATAACTTTGTATAATTGACATTGAGAAGACTTTTTAGCTACAACCAGTGCTAACTTGAAAAGTGAAAAGAGTGCAAGCATGGGTATGTTGTTCTCTGTTAATATGTATCtctacaacaaaaagaagaaatagaattaGTTTCTTAAATTCAACATATATACAATTTATGTGCCAAAACAACTGAAGTGGCGTGGCAAAGAGAAGTTTGTTTATTAATTGATTTTATTCGAAGATTTGTTAGAATATGCCTTGAAAGAATTACATGGCCACATAAAAAGAAGAGAATGTAAACTATATGTGCTGGGTAGGTATGCATACCTTCAATTTGCAGTAGGAAAACTAGACTGAgtggttgattgagaaggtttgTACTGGAGAGGCAATGTACTGTAGCTGGCGTACAAAGAGGGAAGTTAGTTAAAAGTGATAGAGAGCAATGTTAGACCAGTAAAAGGTGTCAATAGAGTATGCTTGAAGAAAAAAAAACGTAAATATCATACCTAGGAGAGTTGTTTATGTTGCAGCAATGACTTTTGAATGCAATAGACACTTTTGTACAAAACTTATCAGAGGTATAATACACAGTTCCTCTAACAATGAGATTCATAAAAGTTGTTACAAAGTTCGAGTTGTATAAAGTTTTAAACTGATTAGAAATATACTCATTTTAGTGTTAAAAGACTTAGAAAGTTAATTATGGGGTGAGGAACACATGTTTTGCAGTAAAAAAGAACAGACTAAGCATAGCATTGTTTTTATTGTGTATAACTTTGTACAATTGACATTGATAAGAGATTTCAGCTACAACGAGTGCTAACTTAAAAACTGAGAAGAGTGCAAGCATGGGTATGTTGTTTTGTGTTAATGTGTATGTCtacaagaaaaagaagaaatatgtttAGTTTGTTAAATTCAACATATATACAATTCATGTGCTAAAAGAACTGAAGTGACGTGGTAAAGCTGAGTGGAGAGGCAATGTTTTGTAGCTGTATTAGAAAGAGGCAAGTTAGATAAAAGTGACATCAAGCAATGTTGGAGTATAAAAGTTTGTTAACAGAGTATATTTGAAGCAATAAAAGTGACATATCATACCTGAGATAGCTGTATATGTTGGAGCAATGAGCGATGTGAATGCGCAATGCATTGCAGCTATATTATACTTGATATATCTTTAGACAATCATTGCAAATTGTATATATAGGAAGACTTGTGTGTGGTGTTCAATGCAGCATGGAGGATGTCTTAGAATGAATGCAATCTAAAATGAACAATGAGGGAAAAAGAGTTAGTACGAGGGACGATTAAGAAAGTACATGTTGTGAAGAGGTATGACAATGTAAAATTGTAATTACCTTGTTGAAAGTAGAGGAATGTAACAAAGATGCTTTTGGAGCAAAAGATTTTAAGGTGAATAGATATCTGTTTGGGCAGAGAGCAGCTGCAAACGAGTTACTTCTTTCTTTCTAATGGTTGTATAAGCATTATTTTGCAGTTTGGAAAACCTTTCAAAAGAGAATGGTGGTTCGATCCGTATTCCATCAATTGTCTTCACTCTTGAAATAGCTATGAATGTGAGCCCTTGCTTTTCAGAATTACCTATGTCAATGGTAGCTCTGTCTAATGTAAGACCTTGGGATTTGTGAATAGTGATGGCCCAAGACATTGTTAAAGGCACTTGCGTATGCCTGCCTCGCGTTATTGGCAAAATGGGTATGTCTTTTGGATGTGTTATATCCCATGGAGGTCCATTATAATCGTTGAATTGGACAACCACATATTTTGGCAAGTCTGGTGGTTTTGTATTGCTTTCATATACAATTTGTTTTATGAGACCAATAGCGCCATTGACAAGGCCAACTTTGATCCACAAGTTAGCTATTAACATCACTTGCTGATCAATAGAAAGTAATACTTCCAATGGTAGCTGTTCATTGGTGTCATATTCAGTATTTGTTTGCTTAGCAATTTTAGCTAAACTTAGAGCAACAGGCAAATTTAATTCCCTGAGCATTTTCCTGTTATGCAAGCGTGCAGATTCATTTGTTGCAAATAGGTGGATCGAAGAGTCGAAATCTTTCTTTTGTTGAATAGTTAATGTTGCATTTGTCTGGCACATCAGAAACTGCCAATCATGTTGGAGTGCTTGAGCGTTTCTTCAGTTGTGAAGAAGTGCTCTGAATTGTTGTTGTCTTATAGATGCACCTTGCTAGCGGAAAATAGTGTCCAATGTTATGACAATAGTAAAAGAATGCCATAAAATGAGGGTTGTAGAGTGCGAAGCATATATAGGTTTATCCATTACAGGGGGAAATTGAGCAAGATCACCAACAAGAATCATGGACACACCACCAAAGTTGTCATGTTGATTGTTAGGGAATGCTTGGCGTAAACGGCTATCTATCTTAAGTAGTAGTTTCGGGCCCAAAAAGCTCATTTCGTCTATCAGAATATATTTGATATGTTTCAATTGCTCTTGCAATGTCATTAATGACTGCCCTGTCAAAGGATGCATTTCTCTTATAGGTATGCGCAACCCTGCATGGATTGTTGTTGCTTGTATATTAAATGCAGCAACTCCTGTTGGTGCTAAAACAAGCAATGGGTTTGCCGTCATAGGTGGAGACATGTTTAATTATTTTCTAATACAATCTATTAAAAATGATTTACCAGTGCCAGCAGTGCCTTGAACAATCATTCGTAGAGGTGTTGTTGCAGATTGATTATTATGATGTTGTAGAATAATGTTGAGCGCAACTTTTTGCTGAGGTGATAGCTAGTTTTTTTTTTGTGTCTTGGCTGGAGATTTGCATGCTAGCGTGTTGGGATTTTAGCTTGCTTGTAGTTATGAACTGAAGGGCGGTGCAGTCTAGTTGATCAACCACAACAGTTGCTCCCCAAAAGTGGCTAATATCGTAATCACGACGGCCTAGCATTTGCAGATCATTCTGGACAAAGTTATTTGTAGCTCCCATTTGTGAGAGCTACTCCCACTCGTACAGATTTGTATCATCTTGATGTTGGGAACCATTATTGTCACTGTCATCTTCATTTGGAAGGCTGCAATCATCTATAATCTGTTGATTTCCCAAACGGCTGTAATTTGTCTTTTTAaagtttttccaattttttataatTTGTTCCTTTGAAGCTCCTATTTTAGTTGGGATGTCACGGAACGGTTTGTATAGCAGAAATTCAGACAAACAAAAAATCTCAAACTGATTGGTATCTTCATCTGGAGGCTCTATAAACTGAGGATATACAgtcacaattgcttttttatccctGATGTGCCATTTTGTTTTTTTGCGTTGAGAATTATACGAAAGCCCTTGTGCTGATTGTAgcaaatttgttgcatttaattCAAAAGGGTGCTGCATATAAGCATGGATATAAGTTGTGGAAAGGTCAGCTCCATTGTCTGATTTTATGACACGGTGCAGTATTTCTCTGCCAACATTTAGAGAGACAAAGTGTCGGCTACAACTTAGAAGAGGCAATTTCTGTaacatatggcaagtttcttgTGCACTGATATCACGGTCTACTACTATGCCCATCATAAATTTCTAATATGTTAATAAAATGCTATCTTCAGATTTACTTGTATTCAATATTGTTTTCAGCATTTCAATATAGGATTGcgatttgttttctgattttgaagcATACTTTGAAATGTATTGGAGGAAAGCTTTTTTTGAAGTGACTGGTTGACAATCAATATTAGCTCTCCATAGTGAAAGCATCCAAGGATTATGAATATTCAAACGATCATCATTCCTTGCAGGTTTATAGCATGGGTTGTTGTCATTGTCAACTGTCAACGTAGACATCTCTTGTTGAACCCATGGAGCTTTGTAACGACATTCAAATGTGGGACCTTTTTTCTTGAGGCATGTATGTTCTGTACATTTTGTGTGTCTCTGTAAAGTATTAAGCAATGCTTCATAATCCAATGCAGCGTCCATGGTGAAGATTTTTTTTGTATCAGCTAGGCAAGGGTCATCCATTGCAGTGTAGTGCATTGCATTCATGCGGTCTGCTGCAATGCGAGGATTCCAAGTAGAAACATATTGGTCGAAGAAAGTTTTTGCCATTTGCACCTCATTATCATCTGTCCAATTAATGGTCTCCATATTTGGTGCTCTAGGGAGCCATAAGAAGCCATGAATATGTCCTGAGCCTCGATGTTGCCATTCATACCTATACCAATGATCCTTTGCTTGGAACAACTTTTGAATAACTTCTTCACGAAATATTGTAAATCTGTTGTGAAGGTATAATGCTGTTATATGTGGATTGCAGATCACATGGTCTGTAAGTTGTTTTCTTGTAAACTGTGTGGTTTGGCCATCATTTTCAGAGAAAAGCCTATGCAAATCAGGCCATTTGGTATCAGCTGAACTTAACGTAAAGAACAGTGTTGGGGGCCCCAATTGGAAGAGCATTGCAGTAAACTCTTTTCTAGATTTATGCCAATATGCACGGGTGCCTCGAAGTGTTGCACCAAAACGCAACAATTGATTAGGCAATTGATCATTAGGAGTGTTTTGCAATCGTTCATGAAGTGCTTCGATAGTGGTTGGGAAAGACTCTCCCAAATTAGTTCTAATGAAGATAGCTGCAGATTGTTGCGAACGATGTCTCATAATTAGATTGTAAATATAATACCGGAATCTAACATGCTGCCCAAATCTTTGATCAGCATATCTCAGTAAGTGGagagcatattcatgtaaatgaaCATGCTTGATACATGGCTGCAGTGGAAGTGCAACTCCAGATGGGAAAAGGGTTGGGAATGCCATGCTTAACAAGCCTATTGTATTATATTCATTTATCGGAGACAAGTTTATTTCAGGCCAAGGCATATTATTATTAGTATTAGCATCTAACTACAAGGTTCTCTTAACTGTATCTAGTTCACGGGGTGGAGTAGGCAGTTTTGGAATAAAAGACGATGAAATATCTGCATCATATTCATTGCAATTGTCCAGAAGGTCTTCTGTTGGTGGAATACCTGTTACAACAGTATGTTCTTCTAAAGAGCACAACATATTTGATATATCTGTTGTATTATTAGGAAGCAGGTTGacaacatcaaagtctatgacaACATCATTATAGTACTGGTCATGTTGTATTTTATAGCTCAATGCATCCATAACATGGAATTTATTCACATAACAATCATATTTTGTGCCTTGTATATTACTTCGATGGACAATAAGAACTTCAAGGTCTTTTAGTTTTCGTGGCAAAAGATTTGCAATTTCTGAAATATCTTGGGGAAAACTTATTGTGTGATCAGAATATTTGTATTGGCCACCTTTTCCATGTCTGACTTGCAAAACAAGAGCAACCCTAGCTATAAGCATCTCTTCTACTTGGGTAAGTTTTTTTAACACAACAAGCTGCTCACCTGGGTCTAAGTTATTTGCCAAGGAGAAATGATGAACACCATTTTCAGAAAAGCATCTTGAACAAATAATATGTTGTTGGTTCCCGCGTAGCAGCATTCCAATATATCTTTCCTTACAAATACTACATGTTTGAAGCATGGACAATGAATCAATGTGATGGCGGAAGGCTTGCAATGTTTGAATGTACTATACAGAACAGAAACAATTTGTTGTAATTTGTTGTGTTGTTGTAGGCTACAATATTGTCTGATGGTATAGAGGTTGCATGTTTTGTGCTACATGTTTCTGTTGTAGTTTGCTACTATGCAATGAAGGTTGTTGTATTTGCTGCGATACAATATTGTTCTGGCCAGATGAGAAAGGAAGGCTTTGATTCAGAATAAGCGAATCCGAATCCATCATCTGTGGGATGTCGCATGGTGTAGGTGTAGGCAAGAGCATTTTGTGTTTCATTCGCTCCACGCGACGCTTTTTAGAGATTTCTTCTCTATGTTGTGCATAATAGCGACAATTTTGTTCTCTTTTTTTCGCTTTCCTAAGATTGCATCCTTGTGGTGTGTTCTGCATTAATATTTAAGACAATTTAAATGAACAGAGCATATAAGATGTTGAGTGTGCAAGAAACAACTGGTAAAGATAGTGTCTATGTTGTAATCTATATAGTTACATTTGAAACTTCTATTTGATGCAATCTTTGAATTGCACATGTTAAATACTTTTGCACAAAGATTAAGCACATGACCATACAGATAACTATACATGCATTGAGACATGTATGCACATAAAAGAATATGGCTAGAGACAAGGTTACTTACATATGTAGGTACATAACTTTCAAGAGACACAATGTTGTGCATGTTCATATCTATGCACTGTGAGTGGCTTCCTTTGTGTGAGCATGTTTATAGGTGCATGGTACTTTGCAACTATGTCAAAATGTGTTTGTATGGTTTTTCTTTATAAATGTAtataccaatttccatgatatacacatacatgtgtacGTATTTCTATACAGAAGCACAAACACATACATACAATCATTTATGCAGTGGTGCATACATGCACATAAAAAAGATGTTGCAGATGGATTTACTTACGTATGCAGGCACATAACTTTCAAGATATATAAGAttgttcatgtatatatatatatctattgtgAATCCCTTCCTTTGTATGTACATGTATAGAGGTGCATATATGGTTGTATGTATGCGAGTATGCAGCTGTGGAGgaccatatgtatgcatgtatgtgtatggaaATATATGTAAATGCACATAGAAATCTATAGGTATCTTTGTATATCA
This genomic stretch from Cryptomeria japonica chromosome 8, Sugi_1.0, whole genome shotgun sequence harbors:
- the LOC131857621 gene encoding uncharacterized protein LOC131857621, producing the protein MSPPMTANPLLVLAPTGVAAFNIQATTIHAGLRIPIREMHPLTGQSLMTLQEQLKHIKYILIDEMSFLGPKLLLKIDSRLRQAFPNNQHDNFGGVSMILVGDLAQFPPTNATLTIQQKKDFDSSIHLFATNESARLHNRKMLRELNLPVALSLAKIAKQTNTEYDTNEQLPLEVLLSIDQQVMLIANLWIKVGLVNGAIGLIKQIVYESNTKPPDLPKYVVVQFNDYNGPPWDITHPKDIPILPITRGRHTQVPLTMSWAITIHKSQGLTLDRATIDIGNSEKQGLTFIAISRVKTIDGIRIEPPFSFERFSKLQNNAYTTIRKKEVTRLQLLSAQTDIYSP
- the LOC131857622 gene encoding uncharacterized protein LOC131857622; translation: MAFPTLFPSGVALPLQPCIKHVHLHEYALHLLRYADQRFGQHVRFRYYIYNLIMRHRSQQSAAIFIRTNLGESFPTTIEALHERLQNTPNDQLPNQLLRFGATLRGTRAYWHKSRKEFTAMLFQLGPPTLFFTLSSADTKWPDLHRLFSENDGQTTQFTRKQLTDHVICNPHITALYLHNRFTIFREEVIQKLFQAKDHWYRYEWQHRGSGHIHGFLWLPRAPNMETINWTDDNEVQMAKTFFDQYVSTWNPRIAADRMNAMHYTAMDDPCLADTKKIFTMDAALDYEALLNTLQRHTKCTEHTCLKKKGPTFECRYKAPWVQQEMSTLTVDNDNNPCYKPARNDDRLNIHNPWMLSLWRANIDCQPVTSKKAFLQYISKYASKSENKSQSYIEMLKTILNTSKSEDSILLTY